TTTAAAATTTTATGGTTGGAAAGATTGGGATGAAAAAGGAAATGAAAAAAGAGATTGAACTCTTTTTTCTATTTTATAAAAGGCTTTTCAATTATGTATCCATAACCTTTATGAGATATAATAAAATCATCATTTTTAACTTTATCTTTCAATCTTTTCATTACTGTTCTAAAAGCTGAATCATTTGTATTAATATCATTCCAAACATGCTTTTTAAATGTTTCAACAGATACAACTTCGCCAAAATTATTAATAAGCACACTTAAAATTTCTGCTTCTTTTTTTGATAGCTTAACTATTGTTTCTTGGTTATATAGTTTATTTGTTGATTTATTATAAGTATAAGTTTTATTAATTGTTATAAGTTCTTCATTTACTTCTATTTTTCTATCTGCAAGTACTTCATCTTTTGCTTTTTGAAGCATTTCCATCATATTATCAATATTTAATGGTTTTACAAAATATCCTAAAACTCTTAAGTTAATAAGTTTTAATAAATCATCTTCATTCTTATGGGCACTTACTATAATAAACCTTTGATCATTAACTAATTTCAATATATCATCAATCATTTCAATACCATTTTTATTTGGCATTTTTATATCTGTTAGTACTAAATCAAAAGATTTATTTAATGCATAGTTTTCTTGAAACTTTTGACTACCATCTTCCCCATCACAAGCAACAACTACCTCATCAAATATCGTATTTAAATAAAAAGACAAAGTCTTTCTAGCTAACTCTTCATCTTCTACTAATAAAACTCTTGTATTAAAAGCTTCCATTTTCTATTCCTATTTATAGTTAAACTTTATAATAACAAATTTGCTCTTTAAATTGGTAAAATTATTCTAAATTTTACCCCTTTATCTATATTTGTCACCTCAATTTTCCCATTCATATTCTTTTCTATAATTGTTTTTGCCATATAAAGTCCAATACCTGTTCCTTGGTCTTCAAACTTTGTTGTAAAATATGGCTCAAACATTCTTTCTAATATCTCTTGTTCAACTTCTCCACAATTATTTTTTAAAGTGACTTTTACATTATTCTCTATTTTTGTTACTCTTACTTGTATTATTGGATTAAATTTCTCTTGTTCAAGTTTTATAATTGCTGCTTCACTTGCATTATTTAATATATTTACTACAACTTGTTGAAATTCACTTTGATAACCATGTATTTTTACATCATCACCAATTAATTCAATAGTTGCATTTGCTTTTTCAAGTTGCCCTTTAACTATTTTGATACAAGCTTCTATTGATTTTTTAATATCAAAAATTTCTTTATCTTTTGTGGGTTTATAAAAATTTCTAAAATCGTCAATTGTTTGTGACATATAATCAATTTGAACCTTTGCACTTTTAATTGAATCATTTAATTCATCTTTAGTAAAGTTTCCATAATTATCTCTAATAAAATGAACTAAAAGATTGATATTATTTAAAGGTTGCCTCCATTGATGTGCAATACTTCCAAGAACTTCACCCATAGAAGCTAGTTTACTTTGATGTGCTAAAAGTCTATCTTTTTCAACATTCTTTTCAACCTCATCTTCAATTTTTTGTTTAAGCTCTTCTTCTGTCATCTTCATTTTTGTAATATCATTAATATATCCATAAAGATGAGTTACTTTTCCAAAATGATCTTTTAATAAAATTGTTCTATTAAATACCCATTTTGTATTACCTTTTTTATCTTTTACTCTATAAATAATTGTAAAAAAGTAATCATCTTTTTCAATTGCTTTTTTTATTCTTTGTTTTAAAGGTTTTATATCATCTTCATGAATTACATCGATATAATTAATACTATAATTAAACTCTTGTGTTTCATAGCCATAAGAGTTAATACTTTTAGAAACATAATCAACACTTAAATTGTCATCATTATTCCATTTAAAAATAACTATTTTTCCCATCTCAACAAGTAGTTCAACATTTTGTAATTCATTAGTTAATTTCTTGCTTTGATCTATATCCATAGACATCATAAGCATTCGATTTGATTTTTTTGTACTTGTATTAAAAGCTTTTCCTCTTACAAAAACCCACTTATAATTATTATCAAAAGTCCTTAGTCTATATTCACATAAAAAATGTTCTGTTCTACCTATTAGATGTTCATTAAAACGATAGTTTACTTTTGGTCTATCATCAACATGAATCAACTCTAACCACTCATCAAAGTTTTCAACTCTTCCTCTTTTATAACCAAACATTTCAAGCCATCTATTTGAAAAGAATATCTCTTTTGTATCAAGGTTTATATCCCATAAACCATCATTTGATGCAATAATTGCTAATTCATATCTTTCTTTCCATTTTTTATACAAAGAGTTTTTAGTTTCTAATCTTTTGTTATATCTATTAAATAGTGTATTTACAAACTTTGCAAAAGCAACAGATAAAAAGACCATAAATAATGCAATTAGAATTATAACTGTAATAGAAACTGCAAGTTTTGTATGATATTGCTTATTTATCTGTTTTATTTGTTTATATATTTCAAAACTTTTCACTGTTACTAAAAACTGATATTTTCTAAAATTATAAATTTCATCTTCTAATTGCTCAAAATCTTTTTTAATATACTTTGTAAAATTAACTCTATCTTCTTCTAAAAGATTTTCTTCATCAATTTTATGAGCTTTATTATAATAATTATAAGTATATCCATTTTCATAATCATAAAACCATAAATAAGTATTTTCATATGCTTTACTTTTAGAGACAATAGAGTTTTCAATTGTTTTTCTAGTTAATGCTTGCATATCATCAATCTTTGAAAATGCCCCAATTATCCAGTTTTTAGATTCAATTTTTTGAAAATAACTAAGTCTTATATCTCGTTTTTGATTATCTAACCAATAAATTAGGTTTTCATCTCCCATATAAATAATATTTCTTAACATCTGTTTTTTAAAATAGTCTGTTTTCATTTTTGAATTTGTTAAAGTTTGCAAATATGAAATTAAATCTGCACCCTTTAATATCTCAAAACTATTTGAATTAAATACAACAAAATCAATTTCCCTTTGTATTTCTAAACTATTTAATGCATTTTTAATATCATCAAATTTTACTTCATGGTTATTTGATTGTAAAGCTTTTATATGTCCATTTATTTCAAAAACACTTCTATTTAACTTATCTTCAATATCATCAAAACTTGCACTTGAGTTATACTTCACATCGCTAATATATGATTTTAAAATATTTCTTTTTTTATATTTGTCTTTTTGTATTAATAATTCAATTTGATTACTTTTTTTATAATCTAATACAAGTGTGACTACCACTATTGATAAGGTTGCGATTATTAAAACGAAAGCTAAAGGTGTTAATATAATATGCTTTTTTATATCGCTTAAAGTATTAAATCTTTTCTTTTTTAAAAACATCAATAAAATACCTTTGCTAAATAGAGTCCATAAGGACTAGCTGGAGTTTTATAGATATGCTTTTGTTTATTTAGTTGTAAAAGTAAATCTTCTTTTGTTAACTTACCCTCATTAATTTTAATTAAAAATCCCACCATAAGTCTAATTTGTGAACGCAAATATGAATTTGCTATAAATTTAAATACATATATATCTTTATATTTATAAAAACAAGTATCAAAAATCTCTTTTATAAATTTTTCTTTATCACTACCTTTTTTATGAAAGTACTCAAAATCATGAACTCCAATATATAGTTTAATTGCTTCTTTAATCTTTTGTTCATCTATATTTGGGACATGTAATATATATTTTGAATTAAAAGCTGTAAGTGGTTTTGGTGTAATAAGATATCGATAAACTCTTTTTTTTGCATGGAATCTTGAATGAAATTCATCACTTACAAAACTAATTTTGTTAACTCGAATTGATAATGGTAAGTGCCTATTTAAAATATCTTTTAATCTCTTTAAATCTTCCCAATAAGAAGGTAAAATACAATTAAAAACTTGTCCCGTAGCATGTACATTCTTATCTGTTCGTCCACTTAAAATTATTTTTGTTTTTATATTTAAAGATAAAAAAGCCTCTTGTAATTTGTTCTCAACACTCTTACCATTTGGCTGAATTTGAGAACCTTGATATAGTGTGCCATCATATGAAATAGTAAATTTAGTATTCATCTTAATAGAGTTTTTTTGTTGTTTTTATATATAAATAATAAGTTCCCATAATCCAAATACTTGGAGCTACATATAAAGAGTGCAATTCAATATTTTTTGTAAGATATTTTGTAATTACATAATAAATAACAACTGCAATCAAAGATAAACCAATAGCTCTATTTTTTTCATATCTTGGATTATAGTACCCAAAAGTAATAACTAAGAAAAGAGAAATTAAAGGAAAAAGTGACGTTAAAATAAAAAAAGTAAAATCATCTATGTCTGAATTATTTTGTAAAGAGTATTTCCAATAATTATACGAGTCTGTAAAAATAAAATCTTTTTTATTTACAATAGAATCATTTATATCCATAGTTCTATAATCAATCTGATTTAACTCTTCATCTCCTATATAAAATGCTTTCCCATCAATTAATGTAAAATTCAATTCTCCATCTTTATTATTTAAAACTGCTTTATTTGCTAAAATAAACTGATCTAAGCCCTCTTGTGTTTTAAATAATCTAACATTTTCATAATTTTTTCCATCTTTTTTATCAATATATATTAACCAATCACCAAACTTTTGACCAAACTCAGATGCTTTAATATTGAAATTTGCTTCTTTTTTCTTTTTATCTAAAAAGGTACTCATCAAATAATCAGTTTTCGGAATTAAACCAACAGAGATTATTAATAAAGCAATAGATAATAAAAAAGTACTTGGAAAAAATATTTTTAAAATCTTCATAGGATTAAATCCAAAAGAAGTAATTACTATAAGCTCATATTCACTTGATAGCTTTGCTAATGTTATAACAAGTGAAATAAAAAATGAAATAGGAACAGTAAAAAATATTATTTTTGGAACTGAATATCCATACAATTTAAATAACTCAAATGCATCAATTGTGATAACTGATGTCAAGGAAGCAATCTTTACTAAAAATATAATAGAAGTAATAAAATATAATCCTAAAAAAATAGGAAGAAATGAGATTGAAAGTTGTGAATAAAGATAACTTTTTATTTTCAAGTAAAAACCTTTGATGATATATTTATAAAAAATTCAAATAAAAATCCCATTACTAAAAATGGAATAAAGGGAATTTGACTATCTTTTTTTAAAAGAGTATTCAAAATAGATGGTATTATAGCAAAAATTCCTGCTAAAAATATAGCTATAACTCCTGCTTTTATTCCTAAAACTGCTCCAATTATTGCAATTATTGGAATATCGCCCTCCCCTAAAGCTTTTGTATTACGTAAAGTATCATCTTTTATTAGTTTAGATTTTATATTTTGAATATAAAATGTAATAATAAACTCTAATAAAACAAAAAAACCTGCAAAAATACAAGCATTTTCTAAACTTACCAAAAATTCATCTTTTGTTGCAAAAAAGGCAATAATTAATGCAATTAAAATTAAATAATCAGGTACAGCTTTATATTTTATATCAATAAAAGATAATACTATTAGTGTATAAAAAAGTATTATCAAATAAAAAAATTCAAAACTTAATGATACTTGTAAAAATAAAAAAAGAGTCAAAAAACCCGTTATTAACTCAACAAGAAAATACCTAAAAGGAATTTTATCTTTACAAGAACCACATTTAGCTTTTAAAAATATATATGAAATTAAAGGAATATTTTCAAAATATTTTATTTTGCTTCCGCAATTTGGACAAAAAGATGGCTTTAAAATGGATATTTGTTTAGGCAGTCTATAAATTAGTACATTTAAAAATGAACCAAATAGCACTCCAAAAACAAAACTAAATACCTCCAAATCTTCTCTCTCTATTTTGATAATCACTTATAATATCATCAAGCTCATTTGTTGTAAATTCTGGCCAAAATGTATTTACAAAAAACATCTCTGCATATGCATTTTGCCAAAGTAAATAGTTTGATAATCTTATCTCTCCACTTGTTCTTATAAGAACATCAACATCAACTATTCCAGAAGTATCTAAACAGTTTTCAAAGTTTTGTTTTGTTACTTCTAAGTTTTGCTCATTTAATCTTTTTATAGCTCTTAAAATTTCATCTTGAGAACCATAATTTAATGCTAAAATTTGAGTTAATCCACTTGCATTTTTAGTTGCATTCTCAGTTTTTTTTATAATCTCTTGTAGTGATTTTGAAAATCTTGAGATATCACCAATTGCTTTAAATCTTACATTATTATCTAAATATATATGAAGTTCATTTTTTAAATACTTTTCCAAAAGCTTCATTAAAAACTCGATTTCAAGTTTTGGTCTACTCCAATTTTCAGTTGAAAAAGCATATAAAGTAAGATATTTTATACCTATATTGTTACAATGATTTGTAATTTTTCTTACAACTTTAGCACCTTCTTCGTGTCCAGCAGTTCTTTTTAAACCTCTTTCACTAGCCCATCTTCCATTGCCATCCATTATTATAGCAATATGCTTTGGTAACTCTTTTTTATTACTTGTATTCATCAAACTCTTTTTCTAGACAATTTAAAAGCTTCATTGATACATCAAATTTAGAAGCAGAAAATGAGTATGATTTCTCTTTTAAAATAAGTTCAATACTATTATTGTTTGAACCAAACATATTATCACTACTTAAAACATTTAAGCAAACACCATCAAGAGATTTATTATGTAACATGTTTTTTGCATTTTCATTTGCTACAGTTTCATCCATTTCTGCTTTAAATCCAATTGACACAATATCATTTTTATTTAATGAACTTAAAATATCCATATTTTGCTTTAATTTCAAATC
The window above is part of the Malaciobacter marinus genome. Proteins encoded here:
- a CDS encoding di-trans,poly-cis-decaprenylcistransferase, coding for MNTSNKKELPKHIAIIMDGNGRWASERGLKRTAGHEEGAKVVRKITNHCNNIGIKYLTLYAFSTENWSRPKLEIEFLMKLLEKYLKNELHIYLDNNVRFKAIGDISRFSKSLQEIIKKTENATKNASGLTQILALNYGSQDEILRAIKRLNEQNLEVTKQNFENCLDTSGIVDVDVLIRTSGEIRLSNYLLWQNAYAEMFFVNTFWPEFTTNELDDIISDYQNRERRFGGI
- the truA gene encoding tRNA pseudouridine(38-40) synthase TruA produces the protein MNTKFTISYDGTLYQGSQIQPNGKSVENKLQEAFLSLNIKTKIILSGRTDKNVHATGQVFNCILPSYWEDLKRLKDILNRHLPLSIRVNKISFVSDEFHSRFHAKKRVYRYLITPKPLTAFNSKYILHVPNIDEQKIKEAIKLYIGVHDFEYFHKKGSDKEKFIKEIFDTCFYKYKDIYVFKFIANSYLRSQIRLMVGFLIKINEGKLTKEDLLLQLNKQKHIYKTPASPYGLYLAKVFY
- a CDS encoding prepilin peptidase → MEVFSFVFGVLFGSFLNVLIYRLPKQISILKPSFCPNCGSKIKYFENIPLISYIFLKAKCGSCKDKIPFRYFLVELITGFLTLFLFLQVSLSFEFFYLIILFYTLIVLSFIDIKYKAVPDYLILIALIIAFFATKDEFLVSLENACIFAGFFVLLEFIITFYIQNIKSKLIKDDTLRNTKALGEGDIPIIAIIGAVLGIKAGVIAIFLAGIFAIIPSILNTLLKKDSQIPFIPFLVMGFLFEFFINISSKVFT
- a CDS encoding PAS domain-containing sensor histidine kinase; the protein is MFLKKKRFNTLSDIKKHIILTPLAFVLIIATLSIVVVTLVLDYKKSNQIELLIQKDKYKKRNILKSYISDVKYNSSASFDDIEDKLNRSVFEINGHIKALQSNNHEVKFDDIKNALNSLEIQREIDFVVFNSNSFEILKGADLISYLQTLTNSKMKTDYFKKQMLRNIIYMGDENLIYWLDNQKRDIRLSYFQKIESKNWIIGAFSKIDDMQALTRKTIENSIVSKSKAYENTYLWFYDYENGYTYNYYNKAHKIDEENLLEEDRVNFTKYIKKDFEQLEDEIYNFRKYQFLVTVKSFEIYKQIKQINKQYHTKLAVSITVIILIALFMVFLSVAFAKFVNTLFNRYNKRLETKNSLYKKWKERYELAIIASNDGLWDINLDTKEIFFSNRWLEMFGYKRGRVENFDEWLELIHVDDRPKVNYRFNEHLIGRTEHFLCEYRLRTFDNNYKWVFVRGKAFNTSTKKSNRMLMMSMDIDQSKKLTNELQNVELLVEMGKIVIFKWNNDDNLSVDYVSKSINSYGYETQEFNYSINYIDVIHEDDIKPLKQRIKKAIEKDDYFFTIIYRVKDKKGNTKWVFNRTILLKDHFGKVTHLYGYINDITKMKMTEEELKQKIEDEVEKNVEKDRLLAHQSKLASMGEVLGSIAHQWRQPLNNINLLVHFIRDNYGNFTKDELNDSIKSAKVQIDYMSQTIDDFRNFYKPTKDKEIFDIKKSIEACIKIVKGQLEKANATIELIGDDVKIHGYQSEFQQVVVNILNNASEAAIIKLEQEKFNPIIQVRVTKIENNVKVTLKNNCGEVEQEILERMFEPYFTTKFEDQGTGIGLYMAKTIIEKNMNGKIEVTNIDKGVKFRIILPI
- a CDS encoding LptF/LptG family permease, producing MKIKSYLYSQLSISFLPIFLGLYFITSIIFLVKIASLTSVITIDAFELFKLYGYSVPKIIFFTVPISFFISLVITLAKLSSEYELIVITSFGFNPMKILKIFFPSTFLLSIALLIISVGLIPKTDYLMSTFLDKKKKEANFNIKASEFGQKFGDWLIYIDKKDGKNYENVRLFKTQEGLDQFILANKAVLNNKDGELNFTLIDGKAFYIGDEELNQIDYRTMDINDSIVNKKDFIFTDSYNYWKYSLQNNSDIDDFTFFILTSLFPLISLFLVITFGYYNPRYEKNRAIGLSLIAVVIYYVITKYLTKNIELHSLYVAPSIWIMGTYYLYIKTTKKLY
- a CDS encoding response regulator transcription factor; translated protein: MEAFNTRVLLVEDEELARKTLSFYLNTIFDEVVVACDGEDGSQKFQENYALNKSFDLVLTDIKMPNKNGIEMIDDILKLVNDQRFIIVSAHKNEDDLLKLINLRVLGYFVKPLNIDNMMEMLQKAKDEVLADRKIEVNEELITINKTYTYNKSTNKLYNQETIVKLSKKEAEILSVLINNFGEVVSVETFKKHVWNDINTNDSAFRTVMKRLKDKVKNDDFIISHKGYGYIIEKPFIK